A window of Syngnathoides biaculeatus isolate LvHL_M chromosome 9, ASM1980259v1, whole genome shotgun sequence contains these coding sequences:
- the LOC133506619 gene encoding serine/threonine-protein kinase PLK1-like: MSAPTAKQQKPQAATNNPPSSSALAAAALKEIPELLVDTRAKRRYTRGRFLGKGGFAKCYEITDVESQQVFAGKIVPKTLIIKPHQREKMTSEITIHKSLEHPNIVGFRGFFEDDDFVFVVLEICKRRSLLELHKRRKAVTEPEARYYMTQLLRGVQYLHNNRIIHRDLKLGNIFLNDDMDVKIGDFGLATKIEFDGERKKTLCGTPNYIAPEVLCKKGHSYEVDVWSLGCILYTLLVGKPPFETSCLKETYNRIKKNNYTIPWHLNPAAASLIKRMLHADPAQRPTIAQMLSDDFFTSGYIPSRLPTTCLTVAPRFSIAPSTAAEMAQRQPLSALGNKGESENAKVKGEPQMPRDAEPTEDNLKDLLQQLNSFLSAKPAERLPVRQEEAEDPACIPIFWISKWVDYSDKYGLGYQLCDNSVGVLFNDYTRLIMYADGDSLQYIDKTAHESYMSVTTYPSTLNKKITLLKYFRNYMSEHLLKAGANMAPREGDELARLPYLSLWFRTKSAIVLHLSNGTVQINFFQDHTKLILCPLMSAVTYIDERRDFRTYKLSLLEEFGCSKEFFSRMRYAKLMVERLMDSNKSAH; encoded by the exons ATGAGTGCGCCGACCGCCAAGCAGCAGAAGCCGCAAGCGGCGACCAACAATCCCCCTTCGTCCTCGGCGTTGGCCGCCGCGGCGCTCAAGGAAATCCCAGAGTTGCTGGTGGACACCCGGGCCAAGCGGCGCTACACTCGCGGCCGCTTTCTGGGCAAGGGCGGCTTCGCCAAGTGTTACGAGATCACCGACGTGGAGAGCCAGCAGGTGTTCGCCGGCAAGATCGTGCCCAAGACGCTCATCATCAAGCCGCACCAGCGCGAGAAGATGACCTCGGAGATCACCATCCACAAGAGCCTGGAGCACCCCAACATCGTCGGCTTCCGAGGCTTCTTCGAGGACGACGACTTCGTCTTTGTGGTGCTGGAGATCTGCAAGAGGAGA TCGCTGCTGGAGCTGCACAAGCGCCGCAAAGCGGTGACCGAGCCCGAAGCACGCTACTACATGACGCAGTTGCTCCGGGGTGTTCAGTACCTGCACAACAACCGCATCATCCACAGAGACCTCAAGCTGGGTAACATCTTCCTCAACGACGACATGGATGTCAAAATAG GGGACTTCGGCCTGGCCACCAAGATCGAGTTTGACGGCGAGCGCAAGAAGACTTTGTGCGGCACACCAAACTACATCGCACCGGAGGTTCTGTGCAAGAAAGGACACAGCTACGAGGTTGACGTGTGGTCGCTAGGATGCATACT GTACACATTGCTTGTCGGTAAGCCTCCATTTGAGACTTCCTGCCTGAAGGAGACGTACAACCGCATCAAGAAGAACAACTACACCATCCCATGG CACCTCAACCCGGCGGCGGCGTCCCTGATAAAGCGCATGCTGCACGCCGACCCGGCCCAGCGGCCGACCATCGCGCAGATGCTGTCTGATGACTTCTTCACTTCGGGCTACATCCCGTCGCGCTTGCCCACCACTTGCCTGACCGTGGCCCCCCGTTTCTCCATTGCGCCGTCCACAGCTGCCGAGATGGCCCAGCGCCAGCCCCTCTCCGCCCTCGGGAACAAGG GAGAGTCGGAGAATGCAAAGGTGAAGGGTGAGCCGCAGATGCCAAG GGACGCGGAACCCACCGAGGACAACCTGAAGGACTTGCTGCAGCAGCTCAACAGCTTCCTGAGCGCCAAACCAGCAGAGAGGCTGCCCGTACGCCAAG AGGAGGCCGAGGACCCCGCCTGCATTCCCATCTTCTGGATCAGCAAATGGGTCGACTACTCGGACAAATATGGGCTAG GCTACCAGCTGTGTGACAACAGCGTGGGCGTGCTGTTCAACGACTACACGCGTCTCATCATGTACGCCGACGGCGACAGTTTGCAGTACATCGACAAAACGGCGCACGAGTCCTACATGAGCGTCACCACATACCCGTCCACCCTTAACAAGAAG ATCACCCTCCTGAAGTACTTCCGCAACTACATGAGCGAACACCTGCTGAAGGCGGGCGCCAACATGGCGCCGCGAGAGGGCGACGAGCTGGCGCGGCTGCCCTACCTGTCGCTGTGGTTCCGCACCAAAAGCGCCATCGTGCTGCACCTCAGCAACGGCACCGTGCAGATAAACTTCTTCCAG GACCACACCAAGCTGATCCTCTGTCCGCTGATGTCGGCGGTGACGTACATCGACGAGCGGCGGGACTTCCGTACGTACAAACTGTCTCTTCTGGAAGAGTTTGGCTGTTCCAAGGAGTTCTTCAGCCGCATGCGTTATGCTAAACTCATGGTGGAGAGACTGATGGACAGCAACAAGTCCGCACACTAA